One segment of Melospiza melodia melodia isolate bMelMel2 unplaced genomic scaffold, bMelMel2.pri scaffold_34, whole genome shotgun sequence DNA contains the following:
- the LOC134434301 gene encoding olfactory receptor 14J1-like encodes KPLHYGTLLGSRACAHMAAAAWASAFLNALLQTANTFSLPLCHGNALGQFFCEIPQILKLSCSKSYLRELGLVVVGSSLGFGCFVFIVFSYVQIFRAVLRIPSEQGRHKAFSTCLPHLAVLSLFLSTAIFAYLKPSSISSPSLDLALSVLYSVVPPALNPLI; translated from the coding sequence aaacccctgcactacgggaccctcctgggcagcagagcttgtgctcacatggcagcagctgcctgggccagtgcctttctcaatgctctgctgcaaacagccaatacattttccctgcccctgtgccatggcaatgccctgggccagttcttctgtgaaatcccccagatcctcaagctctcctgctccaaatcctacctcagggaacttgggctcgtTGTGGTTGGTTcatctttaggttttggttgttttgtgttcattgttttctcctatgtgcagatcttcagggctgtgctgaggatcccctctgagcagggacggcacaaagccttttccacctgcctccctcacctggccgtgctctccctgtttctcagcactgccatatttgcctacctgaagccctcctccatttcctccccctccctggatctggccctgtcagttctgtactcagtggtgcctccagccctgaaccccctcatc